A single window of Streptomyces globosus DNA harbors:
- a CDS encoding YncE family protein, whose amino-acid sequence MPAKRRAAFALRPAEGVAVQQSPRTGREGDVLAVVSQSGPTVSFFDAASDRRLGGVQVPAEPHELCYDPTQRVLWCSLTYHSGYYHANGGRRTELAVIDPDSRRIVEVVDLAPEHGPHGLALDTARGRLYVSVEGARDRPGGVVVIDTGTRRPLGRIDTDAPGPHWFAIDPAGRTGYATNKEAPFVSVVDLERGTLTAKVEVPGSEGLAVSADGTHAFVAAPYGNFSGSAEKRPATGIRVIDTRTASLVDTLPTQDVVLPVHLTSTGRLLAGELRMTAAEEAQLGRHEPGCLTVFCADTRKQLGQVEVGLFPLTITSSPDGRLGYVACVVSSTVDIVDLETLERLARLDIAKLGEPGAHGLAYVPRPDGQRPAHGLSG is encoded by the coding sequence ATGCCCGCGAAGAGACGCGCGGCATTCGCGCTTCGCCCCGCTGAAGGAGTCGCTGTGCAGCAATCCCCCCGTACCGGTCGAGAGGGCGACGTACTCGCCGTCGTCAGCCAGAGCGGACCGACGGTCTCGTTCTTCGACGCCGCCTCCGACCGCCGCCTCGGTGGCGTACAGGTCCCCGCCGAGCCGCACGAGCTGTGCTACGACCCGACGCAGCGGGTGCTGTGGTGCTCGCTGACCTACCACTCGGGCTACTACCACGCGAACGGCGGCCGGCGCACCGAGCTGGCTGTCATCGACCCCGACAGCCGCCGCATCGTCGAGGTCGTCGACCTCGCCCCGGAACACGGGCCGCACGGGCTGGCGCTGGACACGGCACGCGGGCGGCTCTACGTCAGCGTGGAAGGCGCCCGGGATCGGCCCGGAGGCGTCGTGGTGATCGACACGGGGACGCGCAGGCCCCTGGGCAGGATCGACACGGACGCTCCCGGCCCGCACTGGTTCGCGATCGACCCGGCGGGCCGGACGGGCTACGCCACCAACAAGGAAGCGCCGTTCGTGTCCGTCGTCGACCTCGAACGGGGCACCCTCACCGCGAAGGTCGAGGTCCCGGGCAGCGAGGGGCTCGCCGTGTCCGCCGACGGCACGCACGCCTTCGTCGCAGCGCCGTACGGCAACTTCTCCGGCAGCGCCGAGAAGCGGCCGGCCACCGGCATCCGGGTCATCGACACCCGGACGGCGTCCCTCGTCGACACCCTGCCGACGCAGGACGTCGTCCTGCCGGTGCACCTGACGTCGACGGGCAGACTGCTGGCGGGCGAGTTGCGCATGACGGCCGCCGAGGAGGCGCAACTCGGGCGCCACGAACCGGGCTGCCTCACCGTGTTCTGCGCCGACACCCGCAAGCAGCTGGGCCAGGTCGAGGTCGGCCTCTTCCCGCTGACCATCACCTCCTCCCCCGACGGCCGACTCGGCTACGTGGCCTGCGTCGTCTCCTCCACCGTCGACATCGTCGACCTGGAGACGCTGGAGCGCCTGGCCCGGTTGGACATCGCCAAGCTCGGTGAACCCGGCGCCCACGGCCTGGCGTACGTCCCGCGCCCCGACGGACAGCGTCCGGCGCACGGGCTGAGCGGGTGA